CATATTTACCAGCGCGCCTATAGAACGGCCCTCGCTTTCTCGCGCCTCCGTAAAGACCTGGGCATACACCTCCTGCACAGCCTTCAAATGGACATCCAGTATTTTGCGATACGCCTCAGCAGATGCCATATCCATCGTGCGCGCCAGTATGCGCTGTTCATCCACTCCTTCGGGCAGCGAATAATCACTGCGATTGTGCATCATCTGCAAGCGGTGTTCCAAACGCCTGAAAAATACATAAGCATCCCTTAGCTGATCGGCTTCCTTACCCGACAGCGCAGATACACGCTGCAACTGCCGGATAGCCTCGAGCGTATTATCCGACCTCGCATTCTCGTGTACGCGCCCCACCAGCAATTGCAAACACTGCACAATAAACTCGATATCCCGGATACCGCCCGAGCGCAACTTCAAATGCGTCTCGCGCTGCCCCTTGCTGCCAATCTGATCTTCTATACGCGCCTTAACGCGGTTGATCTCCGTTGCCGGACTGGTATCAAAATAGCGCGGATAGACAAAGGGCTGTACCATCTTCAAAAAACGTTGCCCCAGGGCTTCAGACCCGGCACAGCAACGGGCTTTAATCAGCATCTGCCGCTCCCACAACTCGCCCCGACGCATATAATAACCCTCATATCCGGCAAGAGGCATCACGAGCGCACCAGCCGCGCCATCGGGACGCAGACGCATATCCGTGCGATACAAAAATCCCTCTGGCGTCACCTCTGTTGCCGCACGCACAATTTGCTCACACAAACGGGTAAAAAATTCCTGATTGGTCACAGACCGTTCACCATCTGTATAGCCCTCGGCACTATAGACAAACATCAAATCGATATCCGAACTAAAATTGAGTTCCATACCGCCCAACTTACCCAGCCCAAAAATCGCAAATTCCACAGGCTGTCCATCGTCATTTCGCGGCATGCCATAACGCGCTTGCAGATCGGGCAACAAAATATCAATCAGCTTTTGCAAACACACATCTGCCAAAATAGACAAATCAGCCGCAACATATTGAATGGCGCGCCCACCCGCCAGATCGCCCACGCCAATACGCAACAACTCGCGTCGCGCAACCCGCCGAACAGCATTGAGTTTGTCTTCGCGCGTATCCACAGCCTCGACAGCCCGATCAAAAGACGCCATCAATTGTTCTTTCTCACACGGTTGTGCAATGCGATCCGGAGCACCTGTCAACCAGTCAAAAATATCGGGGTCGCGCACCAGCATATCAGCCATAAAAGGGCTACCGCCCAAAACGCACAACAACATGCGACACAACTCGGGATACGCTTTGAACGTGTGCAAAAACGACACGCGACTGGCCTGCACGATACGCACAAAATTATGCAGCGCCATATCGGGATCGGGCGCATCGACCAACGCCTGAAAAAAATCATCGGGAAGTTGACCATCAGCCTCTGAGCCAGCCAACTCTTCGAGATTGTGCAACGCGCGTTCAACATCTCGAAATCCCGCCTGTGCAAGCGCGTCCCGTGCGCCGGGTGTGTCAAAATCAAAAATATCCATAACGAACCTCAAGCTATAACGCCGCTTCTCCTGTCTCTCGCGTGCGAATGCGGATCGCTTGCTCAACAGTACTCACAAAAATCTTCCCATCGCCGACTTCGCCCGTGGTGGCGGTCTCCAGAATAGCTTCAATCGCCTTTTCCAACTCGTCGTCAGCGACCACCAGTTCAATTTTGAGTTTCGGTAAAAAATCCACGTGATATTCGCTACCCCTGTAAAACTCCCGATGCCCGCGCTGGCGACCAAACCCCCGGTATTCGCCAACCGACATCCCCACCAATCCCAATTCGGTGAGTGCTTCCTTTACTTCATCTAACTTAAACGGCTTGATAAATGCCTCAATTTTTTTCATTACAACCTCCCAAACGCAATGTTGACACCGAACAAAAAAACCTATATCCTGTGCCCATTCAAAAATCACCACCAATACGCGAAAAAGGAACCGCTATGCCTGTAACGAGACTATCGGAAACCACAGCCGAAGAATTCCCCTGGGGCACCCTCAACTGGCTCATGGGCCAGGCCATTGACCCCGATGCCAAACAGACTTTTGGCATGGCCGTCATTCAACCCGGCCAGCAAAATCCACCGCATTACCATCCCAATTGCGAAGAAATCCTCTACGTCGTCTCCGGAACATGCGAACACACATATGGCGACGACTGCTATCAGCTCAAACCGGGCGATAGCATTCGGGTTCCCGCCGGCGTAATCCACCACGCCATCAACAACGGCGACGAGCCGCTGCGCGCAATCATCTCCTTTTCATCGGGCGATCGTCAAACCGTATTTCTCGAATAGGCAAACAATGACTATTCGCGCCATCATCTTCGACATGGACGGCACGCTCACAGAATCGTACATCAACTGGCCGGCGTTGCGATCAAAAATCAATTGCCCGCCCGAAAAAACCATCATCGAACACATCGACAGTTTGCCGGCAAAACAACGCAAACAGGCCAATGACATCCTTCTCCAACAAGAATGGGAAGCAGCACAACACGCCGCCATTCGCACTGGCGCAACAGAACTCATCGACGCACTGCGAGCGCGCAAATACAAACTCGGCCTGGTCACCAACAACCACGGCGCCGCCATGCACCGTGTAATCAACCGACTCAATCGCACCTTTGACATCGCCCTCAGCCGCGACGACGGCCCCATAAAACCCAGCCCCTACCTCATCCACAAAACGCTCCAGGCCCTCGGCAGTTCCCCAAACGAAGCCATAAGCATCGGCGATAGCCGTTACGATCTCATGGCCTCTGCCGCCGCCCGCGTGCGCTGTATTCACTTCACCGATGGCGCATCCGACCTCACGCACGATCTCCAGGTCGCGTCACTACCTGCGATCATACCGCTCCTGGATCGGCTTTAGCAGACACCATCCTTTCTGCACACATTCGGATGCGCGCCAACGCCTTTTCGATATTTTCCACAGAATTCGCGTAAGAAAACCGCAAATACCCCTCGCCGTATTCCCCAAAGCCCGACCCCGCCAGACACGCTACGTGTCCCTCATTCAAAATCACATCCGCGACTTCCGCAGACGACTTGCCCAATCCCATAATATTTGGAAACGCGTAAAAAGCGCCCTCGGGCATCGGGCAGGTAATCCCCTCAATCGCATTCAAACCCTCTACAATAATCGCACGCCGTTTGCGAAACGCAGCCATCATATCCTCAACCGCATCCTGCGGACCCTTCAACGCAGCCACAGCCGCCATTTGCGTAAACGCAGCCGTACACGAATTGCTATTGACCATCAGCCGATCAAAATGCGGCACGAGATCCATAGGCATCACGCCATAGCCAATGCGCCAGCCCGTCATCGCATACGTCTTGGAAAACCCATCGAGAATAATCAACAAATCGGCAATACCCTCACACGCCGAAATGCTGTGAAACTCATTGCCATAGACCATCCGAGAATAAATCTCATCGGACAACACGGGAATCTGGTGCTCGACCGCCACCTCGGCAATCGCCTGCAAATCACCTTCTGGAATTATGCCGCCCGTGGGATTTTGCGGTGAATTTAGAATAATCAGCTTTGTGCGTTCCGTCACCAGATCGCGCAACTGATCCGCATCCAGGCTAAATCCGCGATCCTCCGTCAAAGGCACGGGCACGGGTTGCGCACCCGCAAAGCGAATCACCGACTCGTAAATCGGAAAACCCGGATTCGGATAAATCACCTCATCACCAGGCTCTGCCAATGCGAGAATAGAATAAAACATAATCGGCTTGGCACCGGGCGTCACCACCACCTGATCGGGATGCACGTCAATCTGTCGCGTTGTCGAAATCTCTTCCGCTATTGCCTCGCGCAACTCGGGCAATCCCACGGGCGGACCGTAATGCGTAAACCCATCTGACAGTGCTCGTTGCCCCGCCTCGACAATATGCGCGGGCGTATCAAAATCCGGCTCGCCAATTTCCAGATGCACCACATCGTGTCCCATCGCCTCCAGCGCGCGCGCCTTTACCAGCACCTCAAATGCAGACTCCGTCCCCAACAGCGACATGCGATTTGCAATATTCATCATCTCACCTCACGCCTTACTTGATAACAATTGCGTGTGCAACTTCGGGACCGTGAACCCCCAGCGTCAGCCGCATCTCAATATCTGCGGTTCGGCTCGGTCCAGAAATAAAAGTCGCCGTTGCATTTTCGGGATGATCCAGATAAAACTGGCGCAACGGCTCAGCCGCATCCCTCAAATTCTCCAGCAGCGTACTCGCCTTAAAAATACCGATATGTACGCGGGGCAAAGTCGAAACAAGACGCACGGCATCGTCCAGAGCAAACTCGACGAGACTTCCCGACTCAGCCACCGCAAAAACCGCCCAGGACACACCCCCCTCGGCAACATCAATCGCGTGGGGCAATTCGGAACTGTCAAAAGGCGGCACGCGCACATCAATCCCCGCATCCACACACGCGCGTTCAACAACATCGTCCAATCCATCGGGCAACTCGGCGAACACAACCCGCTTACAACCCACCTCCCTGAGCACACTGACCACAATGGGCGCAACCGCATCAGCACCCTCAGCCACATGCGCCACCCCGGACAAAGACGCGTACTTTTTGACAAAAGCATCGATCAATTCATCACTCATAATCCACCTATCAATAGAAGTTTGAAAGACATTCAAAGTAATGCGAAACACTGTTTGACGCAAGTACACATACGGAGTACACCACTACTTTACCCTTTACCCTTTGAACTCTCCACTTTATCTTTACCCCATTCCGCACTTACTATCCATTGTTCACTGGAAACTACCATGCACTCTCCAATACGCATCGCACAAATCGGCCTTGGGCCACTCGGCCAGATGCTCACCCCTTATCTGGTAAAACGATCGGGCATTGAAATCGTCAGTGCCATTGACATTGACCCATCCAAAACAAATCGCGACCTGGGCGACGTGAGCCAATGTGACCAACCCCTCGGCATAGCCATCACCGACGATCTCGACAGGGGATTGGCCGACGCAGACCTCGCCGTAGTGACAACCGTATCAGAACTCCAGCGCATCGCCCCCACATTAAAAGCAATTATCGACCGGGGCGTCAACATCGTCTCAACCTGTGAAGAACTGTCTTATCCCTGGACAACACAACCCGAATTATCCACAACCATCGACACCTGGGCAAAAGAACGCGCCGTCTCAGTCCTCGGAACCGGCATCAACCCCGGTTTTCTCATGGACTTCTTGCCCACAGCGGCCACCGGCGTATGTCATACCGTGCAATCCATTCGCATAGAACGCACCCAGGACGCCTCTGCGCGCCGTCTCCCCTTCCAACAAAAAATAGGTGCTGGCCTTACCGTCGAAGAATTTCAAAACCTCGTCGCCCAACAAAAAATCCGACACGTCGGCCTCACTGAATCCATGCACATGATCGCGGCGCGACTGGGATGGCAACTCGACCACACCGAAGACATCGTAGAACCCGTCCTCGCAAAACCGGGGCATTGTGCAGGCGTACTGCAAACGGGACGGGGATACCACAACGGGCGGGAAGTCCTCACCCTCATCTTCAAAGCCGCCGT
The window above is part of the Gemmatimonadota bacterium genome. Proteins encoded here:
- a CDS encoding dihydrodipicolinate reductase translates to MHSPIRIAQIGLGPLGQMLTPYLVKRSGIEIVSAIDIDPSKTNRDLGDVSQCDQPLGIAITDDLDRGLADADLAVVTTVSELQRIAPTLKAIIDRGVNIVSTCEELSYPWTTQPELSTTIDTWAKERAVSVLGTGINPGFLMDFLPTAATGVCHTVQSIRIERTQDASARRLPFQQKIGAGLTVEEFQNLVAQQKIRHVGLTESMHMIAARLGWQLDHTEDIVEPVLAKPGHCAGVLQTGRGYHNGREVLTLIFKAAVGQLIHNGESIESQERIQINGTPAYDLIIPGGINGDIATCAVIANAIPIVASAAPGLRTMIDIPPLSCAQEILEE
- a CDS encoding pyridoxal phosphate-dependent aminotransferase, whose amino-acid sequence is MMNIANRMSLLGTESAFEVLVKARALEAMGHDVVHLEIGEPDFDTPAHIVEAGQRALSDGFTHYGPPVGLPELREAIAEEISTTRQIDVHPDQVVVTPGAKPIMFYSILALAEPGDEVIYPNPGFPIYESVIRFAGAQPVPVPLTEDRGFSLDADQLRDLVTERTKLIILNSPQNPTGGIIPEGDLQAIAEVAVEHQIPVLSDEIYSRMVYGNEFHSISACEGIADLLIILDGFSKTYAMTGWRIGYGVMPMDLVPHFDRLMVNSNSCTAAFTQMAAVAALKGPQDAVEDMMAAFRKRRAIIVEGLNAIEGITCPMPEGAFYAFPNIMGLGKSSAEVADVILNEGHVACLAGSGFGEYGEGYLRFSYANSVENIEKALARIRMCAERMVSAKADPGAV
- a CDS encoding LUD domain-containing protein, translating into MSDELIDAFVKKYASLSGVAHVAEGADAVAPIVVSVLREVGCKRVVFAELPDGLDDVVERACVDAGIDVRVPPFDSSELPHAIDVAEGGVSWAVFAVAESGSLVEFALDDAVRLVSTLPRVHIGIFKASTLLENLRDAAEPLRQFYLDHPENATATFISGPSRTADIEMRLTLGVHGPEVAHAIVIK
- a CDS encoding P-II family nitrogen regulator, which produces MKKIEAFIKPFKLDEVKEALTELGLVGMSVGEYRGFGRQRGHREFYRGSEYHVDFLPKLKIELVVADDELEKAIEAILETATTGEVGDGKIFVSTVEQAIRIRTRETGEAAL
- a CDS encoding HAD-IA family hydrolase; this encodes MTIRAIIFDMDGTLTESYINWPALRSKINCPPEKTIIEHIDSLPAKQRKQANDILLQQEWEAAQHAAIRTGATELIDALRARKYKLGLVTNNHGAAMHRVINRLNRTFDIALSRDDGPIKPSPYLIHKTLQALGSSPNEAISIGDSRYDLMASAAARVRCIHFTDGASDLTHDLQVASLPAIIPLLDRL
- a CDS encoding cupin domain-containing protein; the encoded protein is MPVTRLSETTAEEFPWGTLNWLMGQAIDPDAKQTFGMAVIQPGQQNPPHYHPNCEEILYVVSGTCEHTYGDDCYQLKPGDSIRVPAGVIHHAINNGDEPLRAIISFSSGDRQTVFLE